The Thalassotalea psychrophila genome window below encodes:
- a CDS encoding efflux RND transporter periplasmic adaptor subunit: MATKKQIIIPFIVLITGVGAMMVFSSMKKPPEEKKNVDLTPIVAVQEVEVMPINLDVTSYGVVQPKYETEMVAQVSGQIMSLSDDFVRGGFIKKGHILATIDPSDYEAALIEAQASYASAIASLELEKAQGKVAEREWQRIKDTSPTELSLRKPQLAQEMARVKASQAAVKRAKRNLERTKITSPYDAMIANREIGLGSFVGVGSKIGKLLNISIAKVRLPVADNQIQFLLANGEQAEVLLTSDYSGKKQQWRATIARSEGVIDNSSRMNYLVAEIEDPYGLKSGTTPIRYGTYVNAHIAGANMDSAVLVPRHLVVANQVAVLDSEHKLRYKTVEIVRQQGDKVVISAGLEQGELLITSALDFPVSGMNLALVSGDTEKDDELENAETQIAQKGQ; the protein is encoded by the coding sequence GTGGCCACAAAGAAACAAATTATTATACCTTTCATTGTATTAATTACTGGAGTTGGTGCAATGATGGTATTTTCTTCGATGAAAAAACCGCCTGAAGAAAAAAAGAATGTTGATTTAACTCCAATTGTAGCGGTACAAGAAGTCGAAGTTATGCCGATAAACTTAGATGTGACTTCCTATGGTGTAGTGCAGCCTAAATATGAAACTGAAATGGTCGCTCAAGTAAGTGGCCAAATAATGTCATTGTCAGATGATTTTGTGCGTGGAGGTTTTATTAAAAAAGGCCACATACTCGCAACAATTGATCCAAGCGATTATGAAGCTGCACTCATTGAAGCTCAGGCAAGTTACGCCTCTGCAATAGCATCTTTAGAGCTAGAAAAAGCTCAAGGCAAAGTAGCAGAGCGCGAGTGGCAAAGAATTAAAGATACATCCCCTACAGAGCTTAGTTTGCGTAAACCTCAACTAGCACAAGAAATGGCGCGAGTGAAAGCCTCTCAAGCTGCAGTAAAGCGAGCAAAAAGAAATTTAGAACGAACAAAAATTACTTCCCCATATGATGCAATGATCGCCAACCGTGAAATTGGCTTAGGCTCATTTGTTGGTGTAGGGAGTAAAATAGGAAAGCTACTTAATATCTCGATTGCGAAGGTAAGGTTACCTGTTGCAGATAATCAAATTCAATTTTTATTGGCTAATGGTGAACAAGCTGAAGTTTTATTAACTAGTGACTACTCAGGTAAAAAGCAGCAATGGCGCGCGACAATAGCGCGTTCGGAAGGAGTAATCGATAATAGTTCACGAATGAACTATTTAGTTGCTGAAATTGAAGACCCTTACGGTTTAAAAAGTGGCACTACGCCAATTCGATATGGTACTTATGTAAATGCTCATATCGCGGGTGCTAATATGGACTCTGCTGTATTGGTACCTAGACATTTAGTTGTTGCCAACCAGGTAGCTGTTTTAGACAGTGAACATAAACTGCGTTATAAAACGGTAGAAATTGTACGCCAACAAGGAGACAAAGTTGTTATTTCTGCAGGTCTTGAACAAGGCGAATTATTGATCACTTCAGCGCTTGATTTTCCTGTATCTGGAATGAATCTTGCCTTGGTTAGTGGTGATACTGAGAAAGATGATGAACTTGAAAATGCTGAAACGCAAATAGCGCAAAAAGGTCAGTAA